One window of Oncorhynchus masou masou isolate Uvic2021 chromosome 28, UVic_Omas_1.1, whole genome shotgun sequence genomic DNA carries:
- the LOC135518213 gene encoding dual specificity protein phosphatase 26-like, whose protein sequence is MAFMSRFSRSRSSSRSPNRKDSGRGSPVLTVSELERLLYTGKTACNHADEVWPRLYIGDQDIASDRRELARLGITHILNCAQSKWRGGAEYYAGMDITYQGIEAHDTPSFDMSVNFYPAAEFMHRALSSGGKVLVHCAVGVSRSATLVLAYLMIRQNLTLVEAIKAVKDHRGVIPNRGFLRQLNGLDSILRDNRKALHSPTSPTSPTSL, encoded by the exons ATGGCGTTCATGTCCCGGTTCTCCCGATCCCGGAGCAGCTCGAGATCTCCCAACAGGAAAGATTCGGGGCGCGGGTCCCCGGTGCTAACAGTGTCTGAGCTGGAACGGCTCCTCTACACTGGGAAAACAGCGTGTAACCATGCCGACGAGGTCTGGCCCAGGCTCTACATTGGAGACCA AGACATTGCATCAGACCGGCGTGAGCTGGCAAGGCTTGGCATCACCCACATCCTGAACTGTGCCCAGAGTAAGTGGCGCGGTGGGGCGGAGTACTACGCTGGCATGGACATCACCTACCAGGGCATCGAGGCCCACGACACGCCCTCCTTCGACATGAGTGTCAACTTCTACCCCGCTGCAGAATTCATGCACAGAGCCCTCAGCAGCGGTG gTAAGGTGCTGGTGCACTGTGCGGTGGGTGTGAGTCGTTCGGCCACGCTGGTTCTGGCCTACCTGATGATCCGTCAGAACCTGACCCTGGTGGAGGCCATCAAGGCAGTGAAGGACCACCGTGGCGTAATCCCCAACCGGGGCTTCCTACGTCAGCTCAACGGCCTGGACAGCATCCTCCGGgacaaccgcaaggctctacacTCCCCAACCTCCccaacctctccaacctctctttAG